Within Caproicibacterium argilliputei, the genomic segment GGAGCCTGCGGGGTGTCTGCCGCTTTTGGCGCGGCGCCGGTGCGGATGCGTTCGGAATTCACGCCTTTCGCGGCGGCTGCCTTTTTAATTTCGTCTAAGCTAATGGCTGTCGTAATGGAAAAGATATCTTCCTTTCCCACATCGGAAACGCCGCTTTCCTTGACCACCTGGCTGACGCGGCGGCGGCGCTCCTCATGCAGCTGCTTCAGCTTCTGCTGCAGCGCTGAGTCGTCCGCTGTTTCCTCGGTGCTGCCGTCAAACAGGTAGGTAAAGGTGCCTGTCATTTCACTGGGCTGTTCGGTCGGCTGCACAGGCTTAAAGGAAAGGGTTTCCTCGTACTGTTTCTGGTACTCCTCCAGCGGTTTCAGTTCCAGACCGTAATAGGGGTCGTTTTCCTCTGAAAATTCCTGTTTTCTGCGGCGGCGTTTTATTTTATCCTGTTTTTTCAGGCTGCTTTTCCGGTTCTTTTTTTCTGCGCGGCTTTCCGGCTGCTTCTGTGCAAGCCGATCTGCCTGCGCTGCGGCTGCAGCTTTGGCAGCGCGCTCGCGTTCCTGCTGCTCCTGCTGCGCACGCTGCAGCGCCGCCTCTTTGGCCTGCTGTTCCTCACGCACTTTCTGTGCGCTGGTGGAAAAAGTCATGGCGTCCGCCATGGGTTCTTCCTCTGGCTTTTCGGCGGGATTCGGCGTATTTACTTTCTGTTCGTCCATACTGCTACCCCCACTTTCTATTTCGAGTGGATTCCTGCACGCTGGCGCGCCACCTCATAGCAAACGACGCCGCAGGCGACGGAAGCGTTCAGGGAGTTGATTTTTCCTTTCATGGGCAGGGAAATGACAAAATCGCATTTTTCTTTGACCAGGCGGCTGACACCGAAGCCTTCGCTGCCGATGACCACCGCACAGGGGCCGGCGTAGTCCACACTGCACCACGGCTCGCCGTCCATGTCGGCGGCGTAAAGCCACACACCCCTTTTTTTCAGTTCGTCCAGCACAGCGGGCAGGCTGTTGACCCGCACCACCGGCACGTATTCCACAGCGCCGGCGCTGGCCTTGCCCACGGCATAGGTCAGCCCCACGCTGCGTCGCTTGGGCACAATGACACCGTGCGCGCCGGCGCACTCCGCCACACGCAGCACAGCGCCCAGATTGTGCGGATCCTCCAGACCGTCCGCAACAATCAGAAACGGTGCTTCGCCGCGTTGCTGCGCCAGTGCGAAGACATCGTCCAGCGATGCATATTCCTTGACAGAAGCCACCACCACAACCCCCTGATGGGCTGCGCCGCCGCACATGGCGTCCAGCTTGCGCGGGTCTGCTTCCTTCACCGGCACGCCCGCCTCCTTGGCACGGGCAATCAGGGCGCCAAGGCTGCCGCCGTGCTGCCCCCGTGCGATATAAAGTGCTTCCAGTGTGCGGCCGCTTTTAAAAGCTTCCGCCGCAGCGTTGCGGCCAGCGATGATGTCATCGCCGCGCACACGGTCGTCTTGCTCATTCCGGTTCGGTTTCATATTGGCTCCTCCAGATACTTTTCCCATAATAATTTATTATACCACAAGGCTGTCGCTCCTGCACGTTCTTTCAGAAAAAATGTTGAAGGAAGGCGCCACAGCGAGGTGGGGGGCGCGCGGGTTTTCCACTGAAAAAGTTTTCCCGGTGGAATGGTTGAATTTTCACGCAGAAATATAATTCTATAAAAGAATATACATACGGATTTTTCCCACGGAAACGGCGTTTATACAAAACGTATTTGCACAAGTTTACATAATCCAAGTGGAAAACCAGGTGGAGAATGTGGATAACTCTGTTGAAAGTGTGGATAACTCGCGAAACCAAGCCCTTTTGATAAATATGCACCTGCGGTGGAAAACAGATTATGTAAACAAAAGGGCAGCGCGCCCCTTTAACTTTCCGTATTTTCATGCTATACTGAGAGCAAATTCCGCCGCGAAACACTTTGTTTCGCTGTATTATAACATTTTTTACAGATATTTTAAATCCCCACATTTTTCCGCGAAAAATTTCCGCTGTACGGAAGGAAGAAAGGAGTCTGTTGCTTTGAATCTTCGCAGAACCCTGCTTTGCGGGCAGTGTTTCCGTTGGCGCGAAATCGCGCCGGATGTGTTTGCCGGCACCGCCGGCGGTCGCCGTCTGGTCCTGACGCAGCAGGATCTGCCGAAACTGGAGCAGAATCCGTTTTGGCGCCGCTACTTTGACTTCGATACCGATTATGAAACCCTGCGCGGTCAGCTTGCCGAACTGCACCCCAATCTGCGCGAGGCAGCCCGGCAGAGCGCGGGCATCCATATCTTGCGGCAGGACCCATGGGAAGCGCTCTGCTCGTTTATTCTGTCGCAGAATAACAATATTCCGCGCATCCAGGGGATTGTCAGCCGCCTTTGCCAAGAGACCGAAGAGCCGCTGCCACACGCGGCGTTTCAGGAGAGCGCCGCCGCACATCCGTTTCCGCGTCCCGAAACGCTGGCCGGGCTGACAGAAGCACAGCTCGCGCCGCTGCGATGCGGGTTTCGGGCACGCTATCTGCTGGATGCGGCGCAAAAAGTGGCAGACGGCACTGTGCCGCTGGAGCAGCTGCGTACGGTGCCGCTTGCCGAGGCGCGTGCTGCGCTGATGCAGATTGTCGGCGTGGGGCCGAAGGTGGCGGACTGCACGCTGTTGTATGGGCTGCACCGTATGGAGGCGTTTCCGGTGGATGTTTGGATGAAGCGTGCCATGGCGCAGTGGTTTCCGGGCGTGGAGCCGGCGGCGTTCGGTGCGGCGGCGGGGCTTGCCCAGCAGTATATTTTTAATTGGGCGCGGAACGGTGTCGCGGCAGGCTGAGAATGCTGCTTTTGTGTCATTGCGCGATAATCTTTTAACAAATTCGCGGTTCCGGCAAGTTTGTGTTCCTTTTTGGGCATAACTGTTGTATAATAAAAGTGCGAAATAAGATTAGGAGTGTGAAAACCATGGCATTAGTAAACACCAAGGAAATGTTTAAAAAGGCTTACGAGGGCGGCTATGCAATTGGCGCTTTCAACGTAAACAACATGGAAATCATTCAGGGCATTACAGAAGCGGCAGGAGAACTGAAAGCCCCTGTAATTCTGCAGGTTTCCAAAGGCGCGCGCGCTTACGCCAACCCCACCTATCTGGTGAAGCTGGTCGAAGCGGCTGTTGCTGAAAATCCGGATATTCCGATTACCCTGCACCTGGATCACGGCCCGTCGTTTGAAATGTGCAAAGCCTGCATCGACGACGGCTTTACCTCTGTAATGTTCGACGGTTCTTCCAAGCCGTTTGATGAGAACGTCGCCGAGGCTGCAAAAGTTGTGGAATATGCACATAAATATAATGTAACCGTGGAGGCCGAGTTGGGCACGCTGGGCGGCGTCGAAGACGAAGTTTCCGTTGAAGCCGACAAGGCTATGTACACTGACCCCAACCAGGTGGAGGAGTTTGTCAATCGTACCGGTGTTGACAGCCTCGCAATCGCCATTGGCACCAGCCACGGCGCATATAAGTTTAAGCCTGGCCAGGATCCGAAGCTGCGCCTGGACATCCTTGAGGAAGTTTCCAAGCGCCTGCCCGGTTTCCCAATTGTTCTGCACGGCGCTTCCAGCGTTCCGCAGGAATTTGTCAAGATTATTAACCAGTACGGCGGCAATATGCCGAATGCCATCGGCATTCCGGAAAGCGAACTGCGCAAGGCCGCAAAGATGGCTGTCTGCAAGATTAACGTAGACTCCGACATCCGCCTTGCCATGACCGCTTCCATCCGCAAGTACTTCTCCGAGCATCCCGACCACTTTGACCCGCGCCAGTACCTTGCGCCCGCTCGTCAGGCAGTGAAGGACATGGTTGCCCATAAGATTACAGAGGTCATGGGCTGCGACGGTAAAGCCTGATTTTTTGATAGAAACAGAACAAGCCCTTCGGTTTTGACACCGAGGGCTTGTTTTTTTGCTTCTTTTGATTTTGAGGGGGTTTTCTGCTGCTGTTTTTCGCTTTTGCTGCTTTTTGCAGGCGATTTTCCGCACTTTTCCACGCATCGGTTGAAAACTCTGTTGAGAGTGTGGAAAGCTGTATAAATCATTTTAAATTATACGAGACGTAATTTCACAAAGCGAATCTCTTCCAACAGACCCAAAATTTTTTACAGTGCAGCAGCAATCACACCCACCAAACCAATGAAAGAACCCTGGACGCTTATGGCGGTATTCCGCTTTTACGTCTGCGAAAAAGCGAGAAACTGCAGAATCTTTTTGCCGTCCTGCAGGGCTTTCCGATACATTTGGTCAATGCAGCTGCGGTCTTTTGTCAGCGTCTGCATTCCGCAGCAGTCGTCCGGGGCAACCAGCAGTACCCGACCGTCCTTTGCATATTTCTGCGCCAAGGCGACGCCGTCATTGTAGGTTTGGTAGCGCAGCCGCAGCGCTTCGGCCGCCTGCGGGTATTTGCGCCGCAGCAGGCGCGCGGGCAGCGCGTCATGCTTGGGTTCGCGCAGGGTGGCTTCCGGCTTGGTGAGAATCACGACTACTTTTTCGCAGCCGTCATCCAGTGCCTTCTGCACCGGCACCGGGTCGGAAAGGCCGCCGTCAAAGTACGGCACGCCGCCAATTTCGTACGGTTTGCAGACCACCGGAATACAGGAGGAAGCCATCATAATCTGGTAGTTGTCCTGCGCAATGTCTTCTTTTCCGAAGTAAACCGGCTTGCCGGTCAGCGCGTTGGTTGCCACGACCTGCAGAACCGCGTTTGACCGCGCAATCGCGGCGTAGTCCAGCGGATCCTCGCCACTTTGGTTTGCCAATGTTCCGTAAACATACTCCAAATCAATGTAGGAGCCTTTGCGCAGAAAGTTGCCAAGGCTCATATATTCCTTGCGGAAGGAATACTTGGTGTAATACCGGTAGTTTCGGCCGTGTTGCTTTGCAAAGTAGGCGCCAATATTGGCGCTGCCCGCAGAAACGCCGATTCCGTAATCAAACTGGATTCCATTTTCCAGGCAGTAGTCTAGTACGCCTGCGCCATAAACACCGCGCAAACCGCCGCCCACATCCACAACCCCGATCATTTTCCACATCGCTCCTTCATTCTGTTGAAACAGTGGCTGCCACCCACGGTGTTTCTGCAACAATTCGTATAAAACTGCAAAAAAATACAAAAAGTTTATTTTGGTTCCTGCATAGAAAAGTGCCGCCGGTCATGTGCCTTTGCACACGGCCCGGCGGCACTTCTGTATTTTAGTCCGTAATGTACGGCTGGCTGCCGTCTTTCGGGTGATATTTTTCGCAGGTGCACTTTTTCCATTTCAAGCCACTGCCGCAGGGACACGGTTCATTGCGGCCAATTTTGCGGCCTTCATGCGATTCTGGCTGCGGTGCTTCCTCGCCCTCTGGTGCGCCGGAGGCTGTGGTCGGCTCCAGAACCTGCTCGCGCTGCGGTTCCTCCTGCGTGTGCAGGCGCACTGTCAGCATCATGCGGGCGGTGTTTTCCCGGATGGTGTCGATCATCGCGTCAAACATATCGAAGCTTTCCAGCCGGTATTCGACCACTGGATCTTTCTGCCCGTAAGCACGCAGGCGAATGCCGCGCTGCAGTTCTTCCATCGCGTCGATGTGATCCATCCACTCGGTGTCGACGTTTTTCAGCAGAATTACGCGCTCCAACTCACGGCAGATATCCTCGCCGAACTGCTGCTCGCGTTGGTCACAGATTTGCACAGCCTTTTCATACAGTGCCGCCGACACATCTTCCGGCTTGAGCGTTTTGCGCTCTTCTTCGGTGTAAATGAAGTCATCCTCGGTAAGCAGCCACCCCATGTAGTGGTCGCGCAGGCCGTCAAAGTTCCAATTCTGACGTGGATTTTCCAGATTAGCATCATCCATCGGCAGGTAAAGCTTGGCCTGGTTTTCAATCGCCTGCTTGATCATTTCCATGACCTGCGTATGCACGTTTTCACCGTTGAGCACCTGGTCGCGCTGCTTGTAGATAATCTCGCGCTGGCGGGAGTTAACATCGTCATACTTCAGCACGTCTTTACGAATGCCAAAGTTGCGGCCTTCAATTTTACGCTGGGCGTTTTCGATGGTTTTGGTCAGCATTTTGTTTTCAATCGGCGTGTCTTCGTCCACGTTAAGGGTTTCCATCATCGCCGCGACACGTTCGCCGCCGAACAGACGCATCAGGTTGTCTTCCAGAGAAATGTAGAAGCGGGACATACCGGGGTCGCCCTGACGTCCGGCACGGCCGCGCAGCTGGTTATCAATTCGGCGGGACTCGTGGCGCTCGGTACCGATGATGAAAAGGCCGCCTGCATCGCGCACTGCCTGCGCTTCCGGACGGATTTCCTCTTTGTACTTATCCTCTAATTCCTTAAATGTTTTACGAGCATTGAGAATATCGACATTGTCGGTTTCGCCGTAAGCAGTTGCTTGTGCAATCATTTCCTCGCTGAAGCCCATGCGGCGCATTTCGCTTTTGGCCATATATTCGCTGTTGCCGCCCAGCATGATATCGGTGCCGCGGCCTGCCATGTTCGTTGCAATGGTGACGGCGCCCTTTTTGCCCGCCTGCGAAACAATCTCCGCTTCCTTTTCGTGGTACTTTGCGTTCAAAACCACGTGCGGAATGCCGCGCAGTTTCAGCATTTTGGAGAGTTCCTCGCTCTTTTCAATGGAAATGGTGCCGACCAGAACCGGCTGTCCCTTTTCGTGGTGCTCCACAATGTCGTCGATGACTGCGTTAAACTTTGCCTTTTCCGTTTTGTAAACAACGTCGTGCAGATCCTCACGAACCATTGGCTTGTTTGTGGGAATTTCCACAACGTCCAGTTTGTAGATTTCGCGGAATTCATCCTCTTCCGTCATGGCGGTGCCGGTCATACCGGAAAGCTTGTCGTACAGACGGAAGTAGTTCTGGAACGTGATGGTTGCCAGCGTCTTGCTTTCGCGGGCAACTTTCACACCCTCCTTCGCTTCGATGGCCTGATGCAGACCTTCGTTATAGCGGCGGCCATACATCAGGCGGCCGGTGAATTCGTCAACGATGATGACTTCACCGTCTTTGACCACATAGTCCACATCGCGGGTCATGACACCGCGCGCCTTAATGGCTTGGTTGACATAATGCTGAATGCCAATATTTTCCGCATCGGTCAGGTTGTCCACGTGGAAGAAAGCTTCCGCTTTTTTCACGCCGGAAGGTGTCAGCGTGGCGGTTTTTGCTTTTTCATCCACAATGTAGTCCGCATCTGTGTAAATGGCGTCGTTGTCTTCCTTATCGTTCAGCTCTGCGACTTTTACGACTTTTAAGGTTTGCGCAAAGTGGTCGGCAACGGTGTACATCTCGGTGGATTTGTCGCCGGGGCCGGAGATAATCAGCGGGGTGCGCGCTTCATCAATTAAGATGGAGTCCACCTCATCCACGATGGAGAAGCTGTGGCCGCGCTGTACCTTGTCCTCTTTGTAAATGACCATGTTGTCGCGCAGATAATCGAAACCGTATTCGTTGTTGGTACCGTAGGTGATGTCGGCGGCATATGCTTCCTTGCGGGCGGCGTTGTCCTTTTCATGCGTGATCAGACCGACGGAAAGACCGAGGAAGCGATACACCTTGCCCATCCACTCACTGTCGCGGCGGGCGAGGTAATCGTTGACGGTTACAATGTGCACGCCCTTGCCTGCCAGCGCGTTTAAGTAGGCGGGCAGGGTGGCGACCAGCGTTTTGCCTTCGCCGGTCTTCATCTCGGCAATACGGCCCTGATGCAGAACGATACCGCCGACAATCTGCACCGGGAAGTGGCGCATTTCCAGCACGCGGGCGCTGGCCTCGCGGCAGACAGCAAACGCGTCGGGCAGGATGTCGTCTAAGCTTTCGCCGGACTCCAGCCGCTCCTTCAGCATGGGGGTCTGCGCTTTCAGTTCTTCATCTGAAAGCGCTTTATACTTGTCCTCGAGTGCCAGCACCGCGTCGCAGATGGGCTGAACGCGTTTCAGCTCGCGCTTGCTGTAGTTCCCGAAGAATTTGGTCAGGATATTGTTTGGCATAGTGTCACCTCATAACGGTAAATTCCAGCTACCGATTTCCAAAATGATTACATACTTTTAGATTATAGCATAGCACGTTTCAAAAGGAAAGAGATTTTCTGTGAATTTGGCCGATGAAAATGCGAAAAGCAGGGAGCGGGCGCAGTTTTTTCCTGTGCCTGTTCTCTGCTTTATAATTTTGACTGCGTTTTTTATAGAATCCCGCTGCGGGTGTGAAATGCGAACTTTTTCTAGGAGAAACGCCGGCGCTTCGAAACGCGCAGGCTGTTTCTTACGCCCAGCCAGAAATTCTACAATGCTTGTAAAACCAAGCGTGCCACAGAAACCGGCGGCTGGAGATGGTTTTCGGTTTGCCGTTCATTTCTGCAACGGTATAACTGCCGTCTTCATTTTTCAGCGCAACATCATACCCGCACTGTGCGCCATTTACCAGATAGTCGTCCGCCTGTGCATTTCGCTTTGCGGCGGTCTGCAGCTTCCGGTCGCAGTACGCCAATGTGGAGCCGTTATTGCTGCTGCCCTGTGAACCGCCGTTTTGTGTCATAACGGAAATATCGCCGGTGGGTTTTCCGTCTGTTTCCACGCGGCAGTTATACATGACGATATTTCCGGCAAGGTCGTGTTCCGGCAAAAGAAAGGTCACTTTGCTGTTTTTGGTCCACGTCCCGTCCGCAGAGGTGGAAACTGCCTGCTGAGCAATTTCCTTTGCCTGCGCTTCTGTAATAAAGGGCCCTTTTTCCGCGTCAACCCCCGGGCCGTGAAAGTACACCGCCATTCCCGCAATCAGGACGGCTGCCACAATCGCAACAGGAATAACGAATCTCTTTTTGCATTTTTTCATCAGGAGGCTCCTTTCTGACAGTTTGTGACCGTGCGCACTGTAGGAAGTTTCCTTTTTCCACTTCCAATGCACAAAAACTCTAATATCATTATAACAATTACAACTAAAATCGCAATACTTTTGAAAAAAATTTCCAGTAAGTTCTTTAAAGCCCTCCGCATTTTTGTGAGAAAACGCAGAAAGTGCGCGCGGCCATATGCCTTGTCTGAATCTTCACAAATCCAGTTGCGAAGTGTGTCGAAAAGTCCTATAATAGGAAACGATCATTGGTTGGGGCGCCTGCTGTGCGCAGGCCCCTTTTCAGGAAAAAACCAAGGACTTGAAATCGAAAGGAGTACCGCTATGAACTATTCCGCTAAAGTGGAAAACATGTGCACAGTCACAAAAGGCCCCAAGCACGGCCCCGCCCCGATCCCCGAAGAGGGCAAGTGGGTAAAGGCTTATGACATTAAAGACATTTCTGGTCTGACACATGGTGTTGGCTGGTGCGCGCCGCAGCAGGGCGCCTGCAAGCTGACGCTGAACGTCAAAGAAGGCGTGGTCAAGGAAGCGCTGGTCGAAACAATCGGCTGCTCCGGCATGACCCACTCCGCCGCCATGGCAGCTGAGATTCTGCCCGGCAAAACCATCCTCGAGTGCCTGAACACCGACCTCGTATGTGATGCAATCAACGTCGCTATGCGCGAGCTGTTTAAGCAGATCGTTTACGGCCGCAGCCAGACTGCTTTCTCCGAGGGCGGCCTGCCCATCGGCGCAGGTCTGGACGATCTGGGCAAGGGTCTGCGCAGCATGGTCGGCACCATGTACAGCACAGAAGCCAAGGGCGTGCGCTACATGGAGATGACCGAGGGCTATGTTCTGCACATGGCTCTGGACAAAAATGACGAAGTCATCGGCTATGAATTTGTAAACGTCGGCAAGATGATGGACGCTATCCGCAAGGGCACAAACCCCGAGGAAGCCTATAAGGCAAACGTCGGTCATTACGGCCGTTACAGCAAAGAAGACGGCGTTGTCAAGTATATTGACCCCCGCAACGAATAAGAAACAACAAAGGAGGATTCAAAACCATGGCAAACGATGTCAGCTTTGAAGGTAAAGAGAGAAGAATGCCGAAGATCGAGGCATTCCTGAAAGAAAACGGCCTCGGCTCCCTGGAAGAAGCACGCGACCTGTGCCTTTCCAAGGGAATCGACGTTGATAAGATTGTAAAGAGCGTACAGCCCATCGCGTTTGACAACGCGGTTTGGGCTTACACCCTCGGTGTTGCACTGGGCCTGAAAAAAGGCGTGAAATCCGCCGCGGAAGCAAGCGAACTCATCGGTGTCGGTCTGCAGGCATTCTGCGTGCCCGGCTCCGTTGCAGAGCACCGCAACGTCGGTCTGGGTCACGGCAACCTCGGCGCACGTCTGCTGCACGACGAAACCAAGTGCTTTGCGTTCCTCGCAGGCCACGAGAGCTTCGCAGCCGCTGAGGGCGCTATCGGCATTGCCCGCACGGCAAACCGCGCCCGCAAAGAGCCGCTGCGTGTCATCCTGAACGGCCTGGGCAAAGACGCCGCCTATATCATTTCCCGTATCAACGGCTTTACCTATGTAAAGACCGACTATGACTTCTTTAACGACAAAGTCAATGTGGTTGAAGAAATCGCTTACTCCAACGGCGAGCGTGCGCAGATTAAGTGCTACGGCGCGAACGACGTACAGGAAGGTGTCGCCATCATGCGCATGGAGGGCGTCGATGTTTCCATTACCGGTAACTCCACGAACCCGACCCGCTTCCAGCACTTGGTTGCAGGCACCTATAAAAAGTGGTGCAACGAGAACGGCCGCCATTACTTCTCCGTCGCTTCCGGCGGCGGCACGGGTCGTACCCTGCACCCCGACAACATGGGCGCAGGACCGGCTTCTTACGGCTTGACCGACTCCATGGGTCGTATGCATAGCGATGCGCAGTTCGCAGGTTCCTCTTCCGTGCCGGCGCACGTGGAGATGATGGGCCTCATCGGCATGGGCAACAACCCGATGGTCGGTGCAACCGTTGCGTGTGCAGTGGCAGTTTACGAGGCTTGCAAGGGCTGAGTTTGATTCAGCAAAGTTCGGCAGCCCCCTTTACGGGGGCTTTTTTATGCCCTTTTGGGGCTGGCGGCGGATTTTTCGTTTAAAATCATTGGAAATTTTCAAAAAGCGGTTGACAAAGCGGAAGGACTGCGTATAATAGAAGAAACAATTTCATAATGTTTCCTGTTAAACCGATGAAGTGGAGATAAAAACGATTCCAGCGCGTACAGAGAGTCCGGGCAGATGAGAACGGACCGCGAGCAGAACGTTAAATGGACCACTGAGGGCACGGTCAAAGGCAGCTTCTGCCGAGTATTCCGTGACGCAAGGCCTGCGTAATGGGTCGGGGGTATGTTGGTACCCCGCAAAGGGTGCGGTTTTTATACCGCAAAGCAAGGTGGCACCGCGAGCTTGAAGTTTCAGGCCCGTCCTTGGCAGACAAATTCTTTTGTTTGCCTTGGGCGGGTCTTTTTTATGCCCGCCCGGGGAAAACGCGTTGGGAGGGACGCATCATGACAAAACCGTCGTTAGAGGAAGCCCGGCGCTTTGCCGCGCAGGGCATATACCGGGTGCTTCCGGTCAGCTGTGAGCTTTACGCCGACCGCACAACCCCCCTGCAGGTTCTGCGGATTCTGCAGGCAAAGAGCATCCACTGCTTCTTGCTGGAAAGCGTGGAGGACACCAAGCAGTGGGGGCGCTACACGTTTCTGGGATTTGACCCGAAACTGGAAATCACCTGTACAAACGGGCAAATGCGCATCCGCGGGAAGACACAGCGCAGCTTTCACACCGACAGCCCCGGTGCGGAACTGGAAAAAATCCTGGCCGCGCACAAAAGCCCGCGCCTGCCGGGAATGCCGCCCTTTACCGGCGGGTTGGTCGGTTACTTTTCGTACGATTACATCAAGTACAGTGAGCCGCGCCTGCGGCTGGACGCAGAGGATCAGGAGCACTTTAACGATGTTGACCTCATGCTGTTTGACAAGGTGATTGCATTTGACAACCTGCGGCAGAAACTGATTTTGACAGTCAATATGCCGCTGACCGGCGATGTGCAGGCGGCTTATGCGGCGGCGCAGGCGGCGCTGAAAGCATTGGCGGAGCTGGTGCGTACCGGGGCACCGGCACCGCAAAACCCGGGGCGGCTGACTTCTCCGGTACGGCATTTGTTCAGCAAAGCGCAGTACTGCACCATGGTGGAACGCGCGAAGCAGTACATTCGGGAGGGAGATATTTTTCAGGTGGTTCTCAGCAACCGTCTGGAGGCGGACTTTACGGGCAGCCTGTTAGATACCTATCGTGTGCTGCGCACGCTGAACCCCTCGCCGTATATGTTCTTTTTCTGCAGCGACGAAATGGAGATTGCCGGTGCTTCACCGGAAACTTTGGTAAAGCTGCAGGACGGTGTTCTGCACACCTTTCCGCTTGCCGGCTCCCGTCCGCGCGGCCAGACGCCGGCGCAGGATGAGGCGCTGGAGGCGGAGCTGCTTGCCGATCCGAAGGAACTTTCCGAGCACAATATGCTGGTGGATCTGGGACGCAATGATTTGGGCCGCATCAGTAAATTCGGCACCGTGCACGTGGAAAAGCACCTGCAGGTACTGCGCTTTTCGCACATCATGCACCTTGGCTCCACCGTGGCGGGGGCGCTGCGGGAGGGCTGCACCGCCGCCGATGTCATTGCGTCCGTGCTGCCCGCCGGAACGCTTTCCGGTGCGCCGAAGTTCCGTGCCTGCCAGATTATCAACGAGCTGGAAAACAACAAGCGCGGCATTTACGGCGGTGCGGTCGGGTATCTGGACTTCACCGGAAATCTGGACACCTGTATTGCCATTCGTTTCGCTTTTCAGAAAAACGGCAAGGTGTTTGTTCGTTCCGGCGCCGGCATTGTGGCAGACAGCGTGCCGGAGCGCGAGTATCAGGAATGCATTCAAA encodes:
- a CDS encoding anthranilate synthase component I family protein, giving the protein MTKPSLEEARRFAAQGIYRVLPVSCELYADRTTPLQVLRILQAKSIHCFLLESVEDTKQWGRYTFLGFDPKLEITCTNGQMRIRGKTQRSFHTDSPGAELEKILAAHKSPRLPGMPPFTGGLVGYFSYDYIKYSEPRLRLDAEDQEHFNDVDLMLFDKVIAFDNLRQKLILTVNMPLTGDVQAAYAAAQAALKALAELVRTGAPAPQNPGRLTSPVRHLFSKAQYCTMVERAKQYIREGDIFQVVLSNRLEADFTGSLLDTYRVLRTLNPSPYMFFFCSDEMEIAGASPETLVKLQDGVLHTFPLAGSRPRGQTPAQDEALEAELLADPKELSEHNMLVDLGRNDLGRISKFGTVHVEKHLQVLRFSHIMHLGSTVAGALREGCTAADVIASVLPAGTLSGAPKFRACQIINELENNKRGIYGGAVGYLDFTGNLDTCIAIRFAFQKNGKVFVRSGAGIVADSVPEREYQECIQKAKAVVTALEEAQGGIDSACTD